The window AAACCCGCAGTCAGCCGCAGTTCGCGAGCCTGTGTTGCTCCTCGTCCTCCACTCCGGAAGATCTCTTCCCCATTCGCCATCCGGTGATTGTAGCCGCTGCGCATGCAGCACGTGTCTGGCGGCAGTTCTACTCCCACGTTAGTGGATTGTTCGCAGCTCAACGTTGCGCTATCGTGCAACGTGACTGCGGGCCTGCCCCGGCCCGCGTCTGAAAGATCGGAGCAGTAATGTCGGCCCCTTCGCAGAGCAATGTTGTCGTACCGTCTGATTCGCCCGTCACCAGGAGCTGCGCCACCCATCCTCTCTCGCTGCTGGTCATCGAGGACGACCCTGTGCTCCGGGACTTCTGTCTCGAGATCGGAAAGCAGATGGGGTTTGCTGCATCCTTCGCGGATTCGATACCGTCTGCGCGCGCGGTTCTTCCCCAGCCTGTGGATGTTGTGCTGCTTGATGTCCGCCTTCCCGGCGGCGAGGGCCTTTCGCTGCTGGACGACATTCGCGCGAAGCACCCCTCCGCGATCGTCATCATCATGACCGCCTACCCCACAGTCGACTCTGCGGTTGAGGCGCTTCGAACCGGTGCCGGCGACTATCTCTCCAAGCCCTTCACTGTCGACGACCTCGCCTTAACGCTGGAGCGCGCGGCCGAGCGACGCATCTTCGACGTGGAGTCCCGAGAGTTACGCGAGCGTCTACGTACAGGAGAAGGTGAGGGCCGGCTCACCGGCCGCTCTCCCGGCATGGAAAAGCTCTATCGCATCCTCTCCAAGGTCGCATTCACCACGCATCCGGTCCTCATCGTGGGCGAGTCAGGCACAGGCAAGAGCGTCGTCGCGCAGGCGATTCACCTGAACGGTCCTCGCGCCGCAGAGCCTTTTACCACCCTTGAATGCACTGTCCTCACGCCCGCGGTTATGGACGCACAGCTCTTTGGCTCTGCAGGCGAGCCGCCATTGCTCGGCCGTGCCGGTACCATCTTTCTCGACGAGGTCTCCGAGTTGCCGCTGGATCTCCAGGCCCGCCTGGTGCGCGCGCTCGAAACCCGCCAGATTTCCACCCACGACGGCACCGACTCCGTACCGCTCGCCGGCCGTCTGCTGGCTTCCACAACGCGCGACCTCACACGCTTGGTCGCAACCGGGCGCTTCCGCAATGATCTCTTCTATCGCCTCAACGTCGTCAACCTGCGCCTGCCGGCCCTTCGCGAGCGCAAGGAAGACATTCCGCTGCTCGCCGCCAGCATTCTCGAGCGACTGCATATTGAGAGCGAGGACTACCACACCATCGCGCAGGACGCTCTGCGGCTTCTTGTCGACTACGATTGGCCGGGCAATGTTCGCGAGCTCCAGCATGCGCTCGAACGTGCCTTCGCGCTCTCCAGTGGTCCAGTTCTGCACCTTGGCGATCTGCCCACTCAGCTCCAGAACGCCCGCATCGAACGCGACCACCGCCAGCCACAAGCCATCGCAGCCCCGGAGAACTTGCTCACCATCGAGGTTCGCTCGATTGCCGATATGGAGAAGCAGGCCATCCTCACCACGCTGCGTCAGTTGAACGGTGACAAGCTGATGGCGGCGAAGCTGCTCGGCATCGGAAAGACCACGCTTTATCGCAAGCTCAAGGAATACGAGCTCACCGATTCCGACGTCTGACATCCATACCCGCGCCAGTGCTTCATCGAGTTCGGTACAATCGCTCTCTACACCAAAGCGTCGCATCCAGCGCATTTGAACAGGGAGAAACGATTCGATGAAGCTCACACCAGGAAAGCTCGCCGGCCTCAACGCAGTATCTGACTCGCGCGGCGTCATCGCCGCAGCGGCCATGGATCAGCGTGGGTCGCTGCAGAAATCGCTCGGCCAGGCACGCGGCGCCCAGGCAGACGCCCATGACCTCGAGGTCTTCAAGACGCTCGTCACGGACGTCCTCACCCAGCGCGCCTCCGCGATTCTTCTCGACCCCGAGTTCGGCCTGCCCGCCAGCAAGCATCGTCACGGCAAGGGCCTGCTACTCGCCTACGAGAAGACCGGCTATGACGCCGCCACTCCCGGGCGGCTCCCCGATCTGCTCGACCACTGGAGCGTTGGCCGCCTGAAGGAAGCCGGCGCCGACTGCATCAAAATCCTGCTCTACTACACTCCCTTCGATCCCCCCGCGATCAACGATGTCAAGCACGCGTTCATTGAGCGCATCGGCGCCGAGTGCCGCGCCTTTGACATCCCATTTTTCTGCGAGTTCGTCGGTTACGACGCCGATGGCGGCGATGAAAAGAGCGTTGAGTACGCCCGCAAGAAGCCGTCCATCGTTGCAGGCTCCATGAAGGAGTTCTCCAACCCGAAGTACGGCATCGACGTCCTCAAGGTTGAAGTGCCCATCGTGATGGAGTTCGTCGGCGGCTCAAAGGCCAACAAGGGCCAGAGCGCCTACACTCGTGCCGAGGCCATGCAGCACTTCCGCGACGCGGCCGCCGTCACCAACCTCCCGTTCATCTATCTCTCCGCCGGCGTCTCCAACCCCGTATTCATCGAGACTCTCGAGCTGTGCAACGAATCGGGCGTCGCTTACAACGGCGTGCTCTGCGGCCGCGCTACCTGGAAGGATGGCATCCCCATCTACGCCACCAAGGGCGAGCAGGCCTTCCGCGACTGGCTGAACACCACCGGCGTTGAGAACATCGACAACGTCAACCGCGCGCTCCAGGGTGCAACCCCGTGGAAGAGCAAGGTCGAGAACGCCTAACGCTCGATCCCACCATTTTTGTTATTGGCGGATGCAGCGGGTCATCGTAGACTCGCTGCATCCATCATGACCCGGGACTTGCGTCTTCTTCTCGTTCTTGCCGCGCTGTGCTTGTGCGCGCTGTCGCCAGCTGCAGCCCAGACGTACACACCGAAGGCCATTCACTTTGAGGGCTCGCCAGGGCTCGATTCCGCCGAACTGCTGAGCCTGAGTGGCTGGCATGAAGGCGTACCGATCACCAAGGCCGAGATTGAAGCCGGGATGCAGAAGCTGGCCGATACCGGCGCCTTCACCGGGCTCAGCTACGTTGTGAACGACGCAGCTCTCACCATAAAGCTCACCTCGGCTGCCGGCGGTCAGGCCCTTCCCGTGCGCTTCGTCAACCTCGTCTGGTGGCAGCCAGACGAACTCCTGCAGCTTCTCGAAGCGCGCGTGCCGCTCTTCCACGGCAATCTTCCGCTGACCGGCAGTCTCACCGACCAGGTTCAGGCCGCGCTCGTCGACCTTCTCAGCGAGAAAGGAATCCCCGACGCGAAGGTCACCTCCGGGCTCTCCACCAGCCGCGTTGGCGGTCCAATCGATTCAGTCGCCCTTTCCATCACATCGCCGCAAGTGCTCGTCGGCGACACCCGGTTCAACGGCGCGATTCCGGCTCTCCAGCCAAAATTGACGTCCTTCAGCCGCAAGCTCGCCGGGCAAGATTTCGACCGCCTGACCACATCCGAAACCGTCCGCCAAACCTCCGCCGAGATCTTCGAAGACGCCGGATATCTCGACATCTCCAACGACCCTCCCGTCTTCGCTCCTCCACGTAAGGAGCTCGACCACTATGTAATCGACGAGGAGGTCACCTTTCATCCCGGTGAGATCTATCGCATCGGGAGCATCAATCTCCAGGCCGCGCCCCCTATGAGCACCGCCGATCTGACCAAGGCACTCAACGTAAAGGTTGGCGGCGTCGCTTCCGCCGTGGATCTCCGGCTCGCTGAAAGCTATCTGGCTCAGCCTTACAGGGAGCGCGCCTATCTAACGGCCGAGGCGCATGCCGACTTGCATAAAGATCCCTCGACCCACACCGTCGCCTGCACGTTCACCATCGTCCCCGGCGGGCAGTTCCGCCTCGCTTCGGTGGACACGAGCGCGCTTCCGCCCGCCGCGCAATCCGAGTTGGCGAGAGCATGGCATCCTGCTCCCGGCACCCTCATGGATCAATCGCTTCGAATGGGACTTTTCAACGCTCTCCACGGGCTCCCGTCGTCCCTCCATGTCACCGAGCAGGATGCGCTGGACACCACCAACCACACCGGCAAGATAACCATCCACGCCCGGGAAACACCGCACTCATAACCGCAAATTCGCGGCGCTGACTGCGATCCGCAATACAATTTATTTGTCGTCCCGCCGGGTCACAGTACACTCCCTGGCAGGTAACCATGCGTCGGGCTGCGTGTTGTCTCTCCATCGCCGTCCTGCTTCTCTCCGGAACCTCCGCGCTGCCGGTACGTGCCCAAACCTACAACCCCAAATCCATTCAGTTCGAGTCCACCGACCCGAAGCAGCATCTCGACGTCGGCGAACTGCTCCGCATCACCGGCCTGCAGGAGGGTGTGCCCCTCACTAAGCCCGACATCGAAGCTGCGCTTCAGAAGCTCGGTGACAGTGGCGACTTCAGCAATCTCACCTACACCGTCAACAAGACCGCGCTGACCATCCGACTGACGCCCGTCCCTGGTGGCGAGCCGCTTCCCATTCGCTTCACCAACTTCGTATGGTGGCAGCCGGAGGACCTCCTCGCCATACTCCAACGACGCGTTCCGCTGTTCCACGGGACGCTTCCCCTGCAGGGCAACCAGACCGGGGAGATCGAAGACGCACTCGTCGCGCTGCTCAATGAAAAGGGCGTTCCGGACGCACGCATCACCGCGACACCCTCCTCCAGCACCCTCAACGGACCTATGGACGCCGTCGCGCTTTCCATTACCTCACCGGAGATACTCGTCGGCCAGATACATTTTGATGGCGCCGTTGCCGCCGTCGCGGACGACCTCACGACGTTTAGCCGCCAGCTTACGGACCGCAACTTCGACCTTCGCGAGGTAAACACAAGCATCCACGACAACGTTCATGAGTTCTTCGCGGACGCAGGCTAT of the Acidobacteriaceae bacterium genome contains:
- a CDS encoding sigma-54 dependent transcriptional regulator; translated protein: MSAPSQSNVVVPSDSPVTRSCATHPLSLLVIEDDPVLRDFCLEIGKQMGFAASFADSIPSARAVLPQPVDVVLLDVRLPGGEGLSLLDDIRAKHPSAIVIIMTAYPTVDSAVEALRTGAGDYLSKPFTVDDLALTLERAAERRIFDVESRELRERLRTGEGEGRLTGRSPGMEKLYRILSKVAFTTHPVLIVGESGTGKSVVAQAIHLNGPRAAEPFTTLECTVLTPAVMDAQLFGSAGEPPLLGRAGTIFLDEVSELPLDLQARLVRALETRQISTHDGTDSVPLAGRLLASTTRDLTRLVATGRFRNDLFYRLNVVNLRLPALRERKEDIPLLAASILERLHIESEDYHTIAQDALRLLVDYDWPGNVRELQHALERAFALSSGPVLHLGDLPTQLQNARIERDHRQPQAIAAPENLLTIEVRSIADMEKQAILTTLRQLNGDKLMAAKLLGIGKTTLYRKLKEYELTDSDV
- a CDS encoding tagatose 1,6-diphosphate aldolase, which translates into the protein MKLTPGKLAGLNAVSDSRGVIAAAAMDQRGSLQKSLGQARGAQADAHDLEVFKTLVTDVLTQRASAILLDPEFGLPASKHRHGKGLLLAYEKTGYDAATPGRLPDLLDHWSVGRLKEAGADCIKILLYYTPFDPPAINDVKHAFIERIGAECRAFDIPFFCEFVGYDADGGDEKSVEYARKKPSIVAGSMKEFSNPKYGIDVLKVEVPIVMEFVGGSKANKGQSAYTRAEAMQHFRDAAAVTNLPFIYLSAGVSNPVFIETLELCNESGVAYNGVLCGRATWKDGIPIYATKGEQAFRDWLNTTGVENIDNVNRALQGATPWKSKVENA
- a CDS encoding POTRA domain-containing protein, which gives rise to MTRDLRLLLVLAALCLCALSPAAAQTYTPKAIHFEGSPGLDSAELLSLSGWHEGVPITKAEIEAGMQKLADTGAFTGLSYVVNDAALTIKLTSAAGGQALPVRFVNLVWWQPDELLQLLEARVPLFHGNLPLTGSLTDQVQAALVDLLSEKGIPDAKVTSGLSTSRVGGPIDSVALSITSPQVLVGDTRFNGAIPALQPKLTSFSRKLAGQDFDRLTTSETVRQTSAEIFEDAGYLDISNDPPVFAPPRKELDHYVIDEEVTFHPGEIYRIGSINLQAAPPMSTADLTKALNVKVGGVASAVDLRLAESYLAQPYRERAYLTAEAHADLHKDPSTHTVACTFTIVPGGQFRLASVDTSALPPAAQSELARAWHPAPGTLMDQSLRMGLFNALHGLPSSLHVTEQDALDTTNHTGKITIHARETPHS
- a CDS encoding POTRA domain-containing protein, translating into MRRAACCLSIAVLLLSGTSALPVRAQTYNPKSIQFESTDPKQHLDVGELLRITGLQEGVPLTKPDIEAALQKLGDSGDFSNLTYTVNKTALTIRLTPVPGGEPLPIRFTNFVWWQPEDLLAILQRRVPLFHGTLPLQGNQTGEIEDALVALLNEKGVPDARITATPSSSTLNGPMDAVALSITSPEILVGQIHFDGAVAAVADDLTTFSRQLTDRNFDLREVNTSIHDNVHEFFADAGYLDSTIDPPTLAAPRKDLGGYVVDLKVTLHPGNLYRVGSIAIHAEPPATEPELRDVIPFKTGDPASSSSIRTALTELARVYGDYGYLRAQASANLEKNVSNATVAYSFTFSPGAQFHLASIDMSDLPTDLQQELAAFWHATPGALVDKKFQSNLREALEKLHTRYGVFVGARSDPVAHTVVIFLKLRKLPGVSTEPADPGTPIPSSVPSPELPSPPIPIPQPPRHPRP